The Rhododendron vialii isolate Sample 1 chromosome 5a, ASM3025357v1 genome contains a region encoding:
- the LOC131326213 gene encoding F-box protein At3g07870-like, whose amino-acid sequence MRRSKRLAHRAAAAVPAVTISDLPSHITCDILSRLPLNSIFTCKRVCKTWRELTLEPYFAKLHHSRSPLSLFSYQNGININNKTPSSHFEILPLHDPWVIPRPMKFRLDIYFPHMYIVASCNGSILLSNFSSNDDLDTVIVFNPLRAQHFMLPKPPKLARQTDKLVRLGLGHSPSNDQYKVLRLTSTYRPGRLYCDIFTIGIDDEWRSMGDTGQPPTHRVARIIFLNGALHWIGVENLGFICYFDVEKEQFGSVPLPSHIGEGFTYLRVVDNQLYLHNDHSCSVWRFWAMKDYGDFGSWTLEWVIEEPIIYKYIKGHVRPLRMLKDGSLLMMFKSSPTQDTKTTLALASYNPRTRVLKKNKKRVIVPWSTSVADTDIPCFFSPMDALK is encoded by the coding sequence atgagaagatcAAAGAGATTGGCACATcgcgccgccgccgccgtccCCGCCGTCACCATTTCAGACCTCCCAAGCCACATCACTTGCGACATTCTATCTCGACTCCCTCTCAACTCCATCTTCACCTGCAAGCGAGTTTGCAAGACCTGGCGTGAGCTTACTCTCGAACCCTACTTCGCCAAATTGCACCACTCAAGGTCTCCTCTCAGCCTCTTCTCCTACCAAAACGGTATTAATATTAATAATAAAACCCCCTCCTCTCACTTCGAAATCCTCCCGCTCCACGATCCCTGGGTTATACCTCGCCCCATGAAATTCAGACTTGACATCTACTTCCCTCATATGTATATAGTAGCCTCATGTAATGGGTCGATTTTGTTGTCAAATTTCTCGTCTAATGATGACCTTGATACTGTGATTGTGTTTAACCCACTTAGGGCACAACATTTTATGCTTCCAAAACCTCCGAAATTGGCACGACAGACCGATAAATTGGTCCGATTGGGGTTGGGGCATAGTCCATCAAATGATCAGTACAAGGTGCTAAGGTTAACTAGTACATATAGACCGGGTAGATTGTACTGTGACATTTTTACAATTGGGATTGATGATGAGTGGAGGAGCATGGGGGACACTGGACAACCACCCACTCATAGAGTTGCCCGAATTATTTTTCTGAATGGGGCTCTTCACTGGATAGGCGTTGAGAATTTAGGGTTTATTTGCTACTTCGATGTCGAGAAAGAGCAATTTGGAAGTGTTCCCTTGCCTTCACACATTGGAGAAGGTTTTACTTATCTTCGGGTTGTAGATAATCAGTTGTACCTTCACAACGACCATTCGTGCAGTGTTTGGAGATTCTGGGCGATGAAAGATTATGGAGACTTTGGGTCGTGGACTTTGGAATGGGTCATTGAAGAACCAATTATTTACAAGTATATTAAAGGACATGTCAGGCCATTGAGAATGTTGAAAGACGGAAGCCTGTTGATGATGTTCAAAAGTTCACCAACGCAAGACACCAAGACTACTCTAGCTCTAGCATCTTACAATCCTCGAACAAGAGTGctgaaaaagaataagaaacgTGTTATTGTACCTTGGAGCACTTCAGTTGCTGACACAGACATACCGTGTTTCTTCTCTCCGATGGATGCTTTGAAATGA